One Nonomuraea angiospora DNA segment encodes these proteins:
- a CDS encoding nucleotide pyrophosphatase/phosphodiesterase family protein — MAPLVVINVVGLTPRLLAHMPNVAKVGTAAALRPVLPAVTCSMQATLLTGAMPRDHGIVGNGWYFRDLGEVLLWRQHNALIQGDQLWTAVPGLRTANVCWWYAMGAATDLLVTPRPIYHADGRKDPDCYTRPPSLHDDLESALGPFPLFTYWGPNAGITSSAWIIAAARRILARERPDLLLVYVPHLDYDLQRHGPDGPEAIAAARAVDAALAPLLAEEAEIVVLSEYGITPASRPIDVNRALRTAGLLEVHTQAGMEYLDPWASRAFAVADHQVAHIYVRDPADLDRTRAVIAELAGVDEVLDQAGKAKYGLDHERAGELVAIAEPDAWFTYYYWLSDDRAPDFARLVDIHRKPGYDPAELFMNPRDPFVKLRAAAALARKKLGFRYTMPVVPLDPAPVRGSHGRLPDSPDDGPLLIGPFDRDRYDATEVKDLLAGLVRKRATPEPR; from the coding sequence ATGGCGCCGCTGGTCGTGATCAATGTCGTCGGCCTGACCCCGCGCCTGCTCGCGCACATGCCGAACGTGGCCAAGGTGGGAACGGCGGCCGCGCTGCGGCCCGTGCTCCCCGCCGTCACCTGCTCGATGCAGGCCACCCTGCTGACCGGCGCGATGCCCCGCGACCACGGCATCGTCGGCAACGGATGGTACTTCCGAGACCTCGGCGAGGTGCTGCTGTGGCGCCAGCACAACGCACTCATCCAGGGCGACCAACTATGGACCGCCGTACCCGGACTGCGCACCGCCAACGTCTGCTGGTGGTACGCCATGGGCGCGGCCACCGACCTGCTCGTCACCCCACGCCCCATCTACCACGCCGACGGCCGCAAGGATCCCGACTGCTACACCCGCCCACCCTCGCTCCACGACGATCTGGAGTCCGCTCTCGGCCCGTTCCCCCTGTTCACCTACTGGGGGCCCAACGCCGGGATCACCTCCTCCGCATGGATCATCGCCGCGGCCCGCCGCATCCTGGCCCGCGAACGCCCTGACCTGCTGCTGGTCTACGTCCCGCACCTCGACTACGACCTGCAACGGCACGGCCCCGACGGACCCGAGGCCATCGCCGCCGCCCGCGCCGTCGACGCCGCGCTCGCCCCGCTCCTGGCCGAGGAGGCCGAGATCGTCGTGCTGTCGGAGTACGGCATCACCCCGGCGTCCCGGCCGATCGACGTCAACCGGGCGCTGCGCACCGCCGGGCTCCTGGAGGTCCACACCCAGGCCGGGATGGAATACCTCGACCCGTGGGCGTCCAGGGCCTTCGCCGTCGCCGACCACCAGGTGGCCCACATCTACGTGCGCGACCCCGCCGACCTCGACCGCACCCGCGCCGTCATCGCCGAACTCGCCGGCGTGGACGAGGTGCTCGACCAGGCGGGCAAGGCCAAGTACGGGCTCGACCACGAACGCGCCGGCGAACTCGTCGCCATCGCCGAACCCGACGCCTGGTTCACCTACTACTACTGGCTCTCCGACGACCGCGCCCCGGATTTCGCCAGGCTCGTGGACATCCACCGCAAACCCGGTTACGACCCCGCCGAGCTGTTCATGAACCCGCGCGACCCGTTCGTCAAGCTCCGCGCCGCCGCGGCCCTGGCCAGGAAGAAACTGGGCTTCCGCTACACGATGCCGGTGGTCCCGCTCGACCCGGCACCGGTGCGGGGCAGCCACGGCCGCCTGCCCGACAGCCCCGACGACGGCCCGCTGCTCATCGGCCCCTTCGACCGCGACCGCTACGACGCGACCGAGGTCAAGGACCTGCTGGCCGGCCTGGTGAGGAAACGCGCCACACCAGAGCCGCGATGA
- a CDS encoding APC family permease, with protein sequence MQTDRKQIEHGPHAKHSWWRVMCLTGVDYFSTLGYQPGIAALAAGLLSPLATLFLVALTLLGALPVYRRVAVESPYGQGSIAMLEKLAPQWWGKLFVLALLGFAATDFVITMTLSAADATAHILENPFVPDFLAGQRVIVTLVLLALLGGVFLMGFTEAIGIAVVLVFVYLALNAVVVATALVHVLEAPQVVVDWQRALSLDFSSPLVMIGLSLLVMPKLALGMSGFETGVAVMPVVKGDMEQRVKGTRRLLTTAALIMSVFLVFSSFVTTVLIPHQEFEDGGKANGRALAYLAHEYLGDWFGTAYDVSTIAILWFAGASAMAGLINLVPRYLPRYGMAPEWTGAIRPLVLVFSAIAFGITIIFDADVDAQGGAYATGVLVLMLSAAVAVTLSAWKKRQQGATAGFAIIAAVLGYTLVDNVIERPDGVKIASFFIAAIIVTSLISRATRSTELRVTEVHLDSLAERFVNDACGEIHVIANEPNARDQAEYNDKLRETWATHRLRSSEPVLFVEVSVPDASEFETELHVKGEERYGHKILTIESSAVPNTLAALLLYLRDRTGGVPHIYFHWTEGNPVVSMLRYLVFGGGDVPPLTREVLRQAEPDPERRPRVHVG encoded by the coding sequence TTGCAGACCGACCGGAAGCAGATCGAGCACGGCCCGCACGCGAAGCACTCGTGGTGGCGGGTGATGTGCCTGACGGGTGTGGACTACTTCTCCACGCTGGGCTACCAGCCGGGCATCGCGGCGCTGGCGGCCGGGCTGCTCTCGCCGCTGGCCACGTTGTTCCTGGTGGCGCTCACGCTGCTGGGGGCGCTGCCGGTGTATCGCAGGGTCGCGGTGGAGAGCCCGTACGGGCAGGGCTCGATCGCGATGCTGGAGAAGCTGGCGCCGCAGTGGTGGGGCAAGCTGTTCGTGCTGGCCCTGCTCGGCTTCGCGGCCACCGACTTCGTGATCACGATGACGCTGTCGGCGGCGGACGCGACCGCGCACATCCTGGAGAACCCGTTCGTGCCGGATTTCCTGGCCGGCCAGCGGGTCATCGTGACACTGGTGCTGCTGGCCCTGCTCGGTGGCGTGTTCCTGATGGGCTTCACCGAGGCGATCGGCATCGCCGTGGTGCTCGTCTTCGTCTACCTGGCGCTGAACGCGGTCGTGGTCGCGACGGCCCTCGTGCACGTGCTGGAGGCGCCGCAGGTCGTGGTGGACTGGCAGCGCGCGCTGAGCCTGGACTTCTCCAGCCCGCTCGTCATGATCGGATTGTCGCTGCTGGTGATGCCGAAACTGGCCTTGGGCATGTCCGGCTTCGAGACCGGGGTCGCGGTGATGCCGGTGGTCAAGGGTGACATGGAGCAACGGGTGAAGGGCACCCGCAGGTTGCTGACCACCGCGGCGTTGATCATGAGCGTGTTCCTCGTCTTCTCCAGCTTCGTCACCACCGTGCTCATCCCGCACCAGGAGTTCGAGGACGGTGGCAAGGCGAACGGCCGGGCGCTGGCCTATCTGGCGCACGAGTATCTGGGCGACTGGTTCGGCACCGCCTATGACGTCTCCACGATCGCGATCCTGTGGTTCGCCGGGGCCTCGGCGATGGCCGGGCTGATCAACCTGGTGCCGCGCTACCTGCCGCGTTATGGCATGGCGCCGGAGTGGACGGGCGCGATCCGGCCGCTGGTGCTGGTGTTCTCGGCGATCGCGTTCGGTATCACGATCATCTTCGACGCCGACGTGGACGCCCAGGGCGGCGCGTACGCCACCGGGGTGCTCGTGCTCATGCTGTCGGCGGCCGTGGCGGTGACGCTGTCGGCGTGGAAGAAGCGCCAGCAGGGGGCGACGGCCGGGTTCGCGATCATCGCGGCCGTGCTGGGCTACACCCTGGTGGACAACGTGATCGAGCGGCCGGACGGCGTCAAGATCGCCTCATTCTTCATCGCGGCGATCATCGTCACCTCGTTGATCTCCCGGGCGACCCGCTCCACCGAGCTGCGGGTCACCGAGGTGCACCTGGATTCGCTGGCCGAGCGGTTCGTCAACGACGCGTGCGGTGAGATCCACGTGATCGCCAACGAGCCGAACGCGCGCGACCAGGCCGAGTACAACGACAAGCTGCGCGAGACGTGGGCCACCCATCGGCTGCGCAGCTCGGAGCCGGTGCTGTTCGTGGAGGTCTCGGTGCCGGACGCCTCGGAGTTCGAGACCGAGCTGCACGTCAAGGGCGAGGAGCGGTACGGCCACAAGATCCTGACCATCGAGAGCTCGGCCGTGCCCAACACCCTGGCGGCGCTGCTGCTCTACCTGCGCGACCGGACCGGGGGAGTGCCGCACATCTACTTCCACTGGACCGAGGGCAATCCGGTCGTGTCGATGCTGCGGTACCTGGTCTTCGGCGGCGGTGACGTCCCGCCGCTGACCCGGGAGGTCCTGCGGCAGGCCGAGCCGGACCCGGAACGCAGGCCGCGCGTCCACGTCGGCTGA
- the eboE gene encoding metabolite traffic protein EboE: MRLRHPDGSTIHLAYCTNVHPAEDLPGIHRQLSGIAARVRTLLGAERLGVGLWLPRQAAGELLARGDELAALRERLASLGLEVVTLNGFPYRGFHDEVVKYRVYQPDWADAERLRYTLGLAEILAALLPDDVTEGTISTLPLAWRTAWTQDKATAVMANLDALAQGLRALTHRTGKVIRVGFEPEPGCVIEVTPQATALLSEVDHDYLGLCLDACHMAVGFEKPGAGAGTGLPIVKLQASCALEAPPGAQRALAAFDEPRFLHQTRSATGYVDDLGEALAGGLPADESWRVHFHVPLHADPPPPLTTSAPYLRDLLDTLLGGPGPLTRHIEVETYTWNVLPGASPDLAAGIAAELDWMRGRLTSLGMKEQ; this comes from the coding sequence ATGAGGCTGCGCCACCCCGACGGCTCGACGATCCACCTCGCCTACTGCACCAACGTGCACCCGGCCGAGGATCTCCCCGGCATCCACCGCCAACTCTCCGGCATCGCCGCGCGGGTCAGAACCCTGCTCGGCGCCGAACGGCTCGGCGTCGGCCTCTGGCTGCCCCGGCAGGCCGCCGGCGAGCTGCTTGCCCGGGGCGACGAACTCGCCGCGCTGCGCGAGCGGCTGGCCTCGCTCGGGCTGGAGGTCGTGACCCTGAACGGGTTCCCCTACCGCGGCTTCCACGACGAGGTCGTGAAGTACCGCGTGTACCAACCCGACTGGGCCGACGCGGAGCGGCTGCGTTACACGCTCGGGCTGGCCGAGATCCTCGCCGCGTTGCTGCCGGACGACGTGACCGAGGGGACGATCTCGACGCTGCCCCTCGCCTGGCGTACCGCATGGACACAGGACAAGGCGACGGCGGTCATGGCCAACCTCGACGCGCTCGCCCAGGGGCTGCGCGCCCTGACCCACCGGACCGGCAAGGTGATCCGGGTGGGCTTCGAGCCGGAGCCCGGCTGTGTCATCGAGGTCACACCCCAGGCGACCGCCCTGCTGAGCGAGGTGGACCACGACTACCTCGGCCTGTGCCTGGACGCCTGCCACATGGCCGTGGGCTTCGAGAAACCCGGCGCGGGCGCCGGCACCGGGCTCCCGATCGTGAAGCTCCAGGCGTCGTGCGCCCTGGAGGCCCCGCCTGGAGCGCAGCGGGCGCTGGCGGCGTTCGACGAGCCCAGGTTCCTTCACCAGACGCGCTCGGCCACCGGATACGTCGACGACCTGGGAGAGGCCCTCGCCGGCGGCCTGCCCGCGGACGAGAGCTGGCGGGTGCACTTCCACGTCCCGCTGCACGCGGACCCGCCCCCTCCACTCACCACCAGCGCCCCCTACCTGCGTGACCTGCTGGACACGCTCCTCGGCGGCCCCGGCCCGCTGACCCGGCACATCGAGGTGGAGACCTACACCTGGAACGTGCTCCCCGGCGCGTCCCCGGATCTCGCCGCCGGCATCGCCGCCGAGCTCGACTGGATGCGAGGCCGGCTGACCTCGCTCGGAATGAAGGAGCAGTGA
- a CDS encoding sugar phosphate isomerase/epimerase family protein, with product MKWAYCTNGFGDHRLAEALAILHDLGYAGAAITLDRGHLDPYAPGLAAEVSRIAKLLERLGLDAVVETGGRYTLDPWRKHHPTLISEDAGRRAEFLTTAMRVAADLGAPVVHLWSGVRPDGMAEEEAYTRLARQCARLLDEADQVGVTLGFEPEPEMLVADLDGFERLRRMLGDHPRFGLSLDIGHCHCVERDDLTACVRRALPYTVHVQIEDMRREVHEHLEFGEGEIDFVPVLAELRGYSGLVAVELARHGHAAPQVARRSIEFLRRAHEGRVADAGRTAGRG from the coding sequence GTGAAGTGGGCCTACTGCACCAACGGTTTCGGCGACCACCGGCTCGCCGAGGCGCTCGCGATCCTGCACGACCTGGGCTACGCCGGCGCGGCGATCACGCTCGACCGCGGCCATCTCGACCCCTATGCCCCCGGCCTGGCCGCGGAGGTGTCGCGAATCGCCAAGCTCCTCGAACGCCTCGGCCTCGATGCCGTCGTCGAGACGGGCGGACGCTACACCCTGGACCCGTGGCGCAAGCATCATCCGACCCTCATCAGCGAGGACGCGGGCCGGAGAGCGGAGTTCCTGACCACGGCCATGCGGGTCGCCGCCGATCTGGGCGCCCCGGTGGTCCATCTGTGGAGCGGGGTCCGGCCCGACGGCATGGCGGAGGAGGAGGCGTACACGCGGCTGGCCCGCCAGTGCGCACGGCTGCTCGACGAGGCCGACCAGGTGGGTGTCACATTGGGATTCGAACCCGAACCCGAGATGCTCGTCGCCGACCTGGACGGCTTCGAGCGGCTGCGCCGGATGCTGGGCGACCATCCCCGGTTCGGCCTCAGCCTCGACATCGGGCACTGCCACTGCGTGGAGCGGGACGATCTGACCGCCTGCGTCCGGCGGGCGCTGCCGTACACCGTGCACGTGCAGATCGAGGACATGCGCCGCGAGGTCCACGAGCACCTGGAGTTCGGCGAGGGCGAGATCGACTTCGTGCCGGTGCTCGCCGAGCTGCGCGGCTACTCGGGTCTGGTGGCCGTGGAGCTGGCCCGGCACGGGCATGCGGCCCCGCAGGTCGCCCGCCGATCGATCGAGTTCCTGAGGAGGGCACATGAGGGACGAGTGGCAGACGCAGGCCGTACGGCGGGTCGAGGCTGA
- a CDS encoding TatD family hydrolase gives MRIFDPHIHMTSRTTDDYQRMHAAGVRAVVEPAFWLGQPRTNVGSFLDYFDALLGWEPHRAAQYGIRHHCALALNPKEANDPRCAEVLTELPRYLLKDSVVAVGEVGYDSMTAEEERAFEAQLALARANDLPVLVHTPHRDKAAGTRRTLDVVRDAGMPPERVLVDHLNELTVGMVADSGCWMGFSIYPDTKMDPDRMVVLLKEYGTDRMLVNSAADWGRSDPLKTREVADAMFAAGFGEDDVDQVLWRNPVAFYGQSGRLSLEAGIEAAPDYAGNTIKRG, from the coding sequence ATGCGTATCTTCGACCCCCACATCCACATGACCTCCCGGACCACCGACGACTACCAGCGCATGCACGCCGCGGGAGTCCGGGCCGTGGTGGAGCCCGCCTTCTGGCTGGGCCAGCCCCGCACCAACGTGGGCAGCTTCCTCGACTACTTCGACGCGCTGCTCGGCTGGGAGCCGCACCGCGCCGCGCAGTACGGCATCCGCCACCACTGCGCCCTCGCGCTCAACCCCAAGGAGGCGAACGACCCGCGCTGCGCCGAGGTGCTCACCGAACTGCCGCGATACCTGCTGAAGGACTCCGTCGTCGCGGTCGGCGAGGTCGGCTACGACTCCATGACGGCGGAGGAGGAACGGGCCTTCGAGGCCCAGCTCGCCCTCGCGCGGGCCAATGATCTCCCGGTGCTCGTGCACACGCCGCACCGGGACAAGGCCGCCGGCACCCGCCGCACGCTCGACGTGGTACGGGACGCCGGGATGCCTCCCGAACGGGTGCTCGTCGACCATCTCAACGAGCTGACCGTCGGCATGGTCGCGGACTCGGGCTGCTGGATGGGGTTCTCGATCTATCCCGACACCAAGATGGACCCGGACCGGATGGTGGTCCTGCTCAAGGAGTACGGCACGGACAGGATGCTCGTGAACTCGGCCGCGGACTGGGGACGCAGTGATCCGCTGAAGACGCGCGAGGTCGCCGACGCCATGTTCGCGGCCGGCTTCGGCGAGGACGATGTGGACCAGGTGCTCTGGCGCAATCCGGTCGCCTTTTACGGGCAGAGCGGCCGGCTCAGCCTGGAGGCGGGCATCGAGGCGGCCCCCGACTACGCCGGCAACACGATCAAGCGAGGCTGA
- a CDS encoding EboA domain-containing protein, whose translation MRDEWQTQAVRRVEADPDAIHLLFPQAERKGGPTARGALLKALGGDHATIRKLYERGDTGERLAILSVLSELDLGPAAVDLVEDALRANDARLVAAALGPYGSAWLDDHSFRHGVLKCVFMSIPLAAVSGLERRFDAELARMLSDYAAERRAAGRPVPRDVMERI comes from the coding sequence ATGAGGGACGAGTGGCAGACGCAGGCCGTACGGCGGGTCGAGGCTGACCCGGACGCGATCCACCTGCTCTTCCCGCAGGCCGAACGGAAGGGCGGCCCCACCGCCCGCGGCGCGCTGCTCAAAGCGCTGGGCGGCGACCACGCGACGATCCGCAAACTGTACGAGCGCGGCGACACCGGCGAGCGGCTGGCCATCCTGTCCGTCCTGTCCGAGCTCGATCTCGGCCCGGCGGCGGTCGACCTGGTGGAGGACGCGCTGCGCGCCAACGACGCGCGGCTGGTCGCCGCGGCCCTCGGCCCCTACGGGTCGGCGTGGCTGGACGACCACTCCTTCCGTCACGGGGTGCTCAAGTGCGTCTTCATGTCGATCCCGCTGGCGGCGGTGTCCGGCCTGGAGCGCCGGTTCGACGCCGAGCTGGCCCGGATGCTGTCGGACTACGCGGCGGAGCGGCGGGCGGCCGGCCGGCCCGTTCCGCGCGATGTCATGGAGAGGATCTGA